Proteins found in one Homalodisca vitripennis isolate AUS2020 chromosome 4, UT_GWSS_2.1, whole genome shotgun sequence genomic segment:
- the LOC124361030 gene encoding uncharacterized protein LOC124361030, translating to MDYLKEQNLEFRCEPCNKTRRKSMRLEYAEGGLTLETVMNTLKEMQEVQKNNAADFNKVYEALHTGLQENTGTLRGGMERIEEYVKEIDELKRENAALKSKVVNLEQRVEDLENYSRRNCLEIHGIPEGRGERVSDVVKEVGKALNMNIDEGMIDACHRIGRKGSEKDRPRGIIVKFVRRTDRDALMNKRRERKKDFSTRHLGLNTDIPIFVNDSLSPSRRRLFALARQQKKDKGYKYLWLRNGNILMRQHDGGEIIEIRTQADLSNL from the coding sequence ATGGACTACCTTAAGGAGCAAAACCTGGAGTTTAGGTGTGAGCCGTGCAACAAAACTAGAAGGAAAAGTATGCGTCTGGAGTATGCCGAGGGAGGGCTGACGCTGGAGACCGTCATGAACACTCTAAAGGAAATGCAGGAAGTGCAGAAAAACAATGCGGCGGACTTCAACAAAGTGTATGAGGCTCTGCATACTGGGCTACAAGAGAACACCGGTACTCTGAGAGGCGGCATGGAGAGAATTGAGGAGTACGTTAAGGAAATTGATGAACTGAAACGTGAAAATGCAGCACTAAAGAGTAAAGTGGTGAATCTGGAGCAGCGGGTTGAAGATCTGGAAAACTACTCTAGGAGGAATTGTCTAGAAATACACGGGATTCCTGAAGGGCGGGGTGAGAGGGTCTCTGACGTCGTGAAAGAGGTGGGGAAAGCACTGAACATGAACATTGATGAGGGAATGATTGATGCTTGTCACCGAATCGGTAGGAAAGGTTCTGAGAAGGACCGTCCAAGGGGAATCATCGTGAAGTTTGTGCGTAGAACTGACAGGGATGCGCTGATGAACAAGAGGCGAGAGCGAAAGAAGGACTTCTCGACCCGTCACTTAGGCTTGAACACCGACATCCCCATCTTCGTCAACGACTCACTGTCACCATCAAGGAGGAGGCTCTTCGCACTGGCTCGGCAACAGAAGAAGGACAAAGGCTACAAATATCTATGGCTGCGGAATGGAAACATCCTGATGAGGCAACACGACGGAGGggaaattattgaaattagaaCCCAGGCTGATCTCAGtaatctgtaa